In one Achromobacter spanius genomic region, the following are encoded:
- a CDS encoding MFS transporter has product MTWTSPNNAASAPTAASQRGSADVGALLDEGPFTSMQKWVVMLAALSIVVDGFDGQLIGFAIPMMIQEWGITREAFAPAVASGLIGMAIGSASAGLFADRYGRRMAVIVSVFVFGTATCAIGLAPDALSVAVLRFIAGLGIGGALPSSTTMTAEFTPACRRTLAVTATIVCVPLGGMLAGFFSGHVLPLYGWRASFFIGGALAILLGFALMAALPESPRFLARRPERWKELSKLLGRMGRPMPEGVRYTDAVEQAVEKQTSKQQGGVRALFASNYRFDTIAIWVAFFMCLTAVYSAFSWLPTMLSSEGLPLSVAGSGLTAYNLGGVVGALVCAVAMTRWGSRVPLAICCVGALGSAFLMLLVDVRKSASLLVFGFGVHGLFVNAVQSTMYALCAYVYSTGVRATGTAGALAFGRLGAILSAFVGASVITLWGAQGYLTLLGTVMVFALIALLSVRRHFPGQRQARQLDGT; this is encoded by the coding sequence ATGACCTGGACTTCCCCGAACAACGCGGCGTCGGCACCCACAGCGGCATCCCAGCGCGGCAGCGCCGATGTGGGCGCCTTGCTGGACGAGGGCCCCTTCACGAGCATGCAGAAATGGGTGGTGATGCTGGCGGCCCTGTCGATCGTCGTGGATGGCTTTGATGGTCAATTGATCGGCTTCGCCATTCCCATGATGATCCAGGAATGGGGCATCACGCGCGAAGCGTTCGCGCCCGCGGTGGCGTCAGGCCTGATCGGAATGGCCATCGGCAGCGCCTCGGCCGGCCTCTTCGCCGACCGCTACGGACGGCGCATGGCGGTAATTGTCAGCGTCTTCGTGTTCGGCACGGCCACTTGCGCGATCGGGCTGGCCCCCGACGCGCTGAGCGTGGCCGTGTTGCGCTTCATTGCGGGCCTGGGCATCGGCGGCGCGCTGCCCAGTTCCACCACCATGACCGCTGAATTCACACCGGCGTGCCGACGTACGCTGGCGGTGACCGCCACCATCGTGTGCGTGCCCCTGGGCGGCATGCTGGCGGGTTTCTTCTCGGGCCATGTTTTGCCGCTGTATGGCTGGCGCGCGTCGTTCTTCATCGGCGGCGCCTTGGCCATCTTGCTGGGGTTTGCGTTGATGGCCGCACTGCCGGAATCACCGCGTTTCCTGGCGCGCCGACCCGAACGCTGGAAGGAGCTGAGCAAGCTGCTGGGTCGCATGGGGCGTCCCATGCCTGAAGGCGTGCGCTATACGGACGCGGTCGAGCAGGCCGTGGAAAAACAGACGTCAAAACAGCAGGGCGGCGTGCGGGCCTTGTTCGCCAGCAACTATCGTTTCGACACCATTGCCATCTGGGTGGCGTTCTTCATGTGCCTGACGGCGGTGTACAGCGCATTCAGTTGGCTGCCCACCATGCTCAGTTCGGAAGGCTTGCCGCTGTCGGTGGCGGGGTCGGGCCTGACCGCCTACAACCTGGGGGGCGTGGTCGGCGCCTTGGTGTGCGCGGTCGCCATGACGCGCTGGGGCTCACGCGTGCCGCTTGCCATCTGCTGCGTGGGCGCGCTAGGCAGCGCCTTCCTGATGCTGTTGGTGGATGTGAGGAAGAGTGCCTCGTTGCTGGTGTTCGGCTTTGGCGTGCATGGGCTGTTCGTCAACGCCGTGCAGTCCACCATGTATGCGCTGTGCGCCTACGTGTATTCCACCGGCGTGCGTGCCACCGGCACCGCGGGCGCGCTGGCTTTCGGCCGCCTGGGCGCCATCCTCAGCGCTTTCGTGGGAGCCTCGGTCATTACGCTGTGGGGCGCGCAAGGCTACCTGACGCTGTTGGGTACGGTCATGGTGTTTGCCTTGATTGCCCTGCTGTCGGTGCGCCGCCACTTTCCCGGCCAGCGGCAGGCCCGTCAATTGGATGGGACATGA
- the pcaG gene encoding protocatechuate 3,4-dioxygenase subunit alpha: MMQGLQDNFGQTPSQTVGPYFAFGLTAAQYGYDFDQPFDTVLAGDEARGQRIRLQGRVLDGDGVPIPDALVEISQVDGQGRCPRNVYEASAMGFLGFGRCGTGTDPGCRYTFDTVKPGPQAPGEAPHIDMIVTMRGLLLHVYTRVYFDDEGEANAADAVMNSVPAARRHSLVARRTVRGGDVIYRFDVHMQGPYETVFFDL; this comes from the coding sequence ATGATGCAGGGTCTGCAAGACAACTTCGGACAGACGCCGTCGCAAACGGTGGGGCCGTATTTCGCGTTTGGCCTGACGGCAGCGCAATATGGCTACGACTTCGATCAGCCGTTTGATACCGTGCTGGCGGGCGACGAGGCGCGCGGTCAGCGCATCCGCTTGCAAGGCCGCGTGCTGGACGGCGACGGCGTGCCGATTCCTGACGCATTGGTCGAGATATCGCAGGTGGACGGCCAGGGGCGTTGCCCGCGCAATGTGTACGAGGCATCGGCCATGGGGTTTCTGGGATTTGGCCGCTGCGGCACCGGCACGGACCCCGGCTGCCGCTATACGTTCGATACGGTCAAGCCCGGGCCGCAAGCGCCGGGCGAAGCGCCGCACATTGACATGATCGTGACCATGCGTGGGCTATTGCTGCATGTTTACACGCGGGTGTACTTCGACGATGAAGGCGAGGCGAACGCGGCCGACGCGGTAATGAATTCCGTGCCCGCGGCAAGGCGCCACTCGCTGGTGGCGCGCAGGACCGTGCGCGGCGGCGACGTGATCTACCGCTTTGATGTGCACATGCAGGGGCCCTACGAAACCGTGTTCTTTGATCTGTAG
- a CDS encoding 4-hydroxybenzoate 3-monooxygenase, giving the protein MRTQVAIIGAGPAGLMLSHLLHLQGIASVVLERRSRDAICATIRAGVLEQGTVDLMCEAGLGDRMRREGFRHEGTVLRVGGLDRRIDFVELTGGRAVMVYAQHEVIKDLVDARLATGGDLRFDVANVSLHDLASLRPTVRYGDQNGAGGERQTVQADFIVGCDGTHGVSRATIAPQALQTAERRYPYGWLGMLCKAPPSSNELIYALGDDGFALVSTRSREVQRMYLQCDPQDQAGDWSDDRIWSTLRARLATRDGWLPKEGAIFDKTVIGMRSRVTEPMRHGRLFLAGDAAHMVPPTGAKGLNLAMSDARLLSRAFARFYRQGGEDLLCTYSATALRCVWRAQRFSWWMTSLLHRAPGADAFARKLQDAELDYLIGSRAACTALAENYVGLPVGPLWD; this is encoded by the coding sequence ATGCGCACTCAGGTTGCAATCATAGGGGCCGGCCCAGCTGGGCTGATGTTGTCGCATTTGCTGCACTTGCAGGGCATTGCATCCGTGGTGCTGGAACGCCGCAGCCGCGACGCCATCTGCGCCACCATCCGTGCGGGAGTGCTGGAGCAGGGCACGGTCGACCTGATGTGCGAAGCTGGCCTGGGCGACCGGATGCGCCGAGAGGGGTTCCGGCACGAAGGGACCGTGCTGCGCGTGGGCGGCCTCGACCGGCGCATTGACTTTGTTGAACTGACTGGCGGCCGCGCCGTGATGGTCTATGCGCAACACGAAGTCATCAAGGATCTGGTGGATGCGCGGCTGGCCACGGGCGGCGATTTGCGCTTTGACGTTGCCAACGTCAGCCTGCACGACCTGGCCTCGTTGCGGCCCACCGTGCGATACGGCGATCAGAATGGCGCCGGCGGCGAGCGCCAAACCGTGCAGGCGGATTTCATCGTGGGTTGCGACGGCACGCACGGTGTCAGCCGCGCCACCATCGCCCCGCAGGCGCTGCAAACGGCTGAACGCCGCTACCCCTACGGATGGCTGGGCATGCTGTGCAAGGCTCCGCCATCCTCCAACGAATTGATCTACGCCTTGGGCGACGATGGTTTTGCGCTGGTCAGCACGCGGTCGCGCGAGGTGCAGCGCATGTACCTGCAATGCGACCCCCAGGACCAAGCCGGCGACTGGTCCGACGACCGCATCTGGTCCACGCTGCGTGCCCGGTTGGCCACCCGTGACGGCTGGCTGCCGAAAGAGGGCGCCATCTTCGACAAGACCGTGATCGGCATGCGCAGCCGCGTGACCGAACCGATGCGGCACGGCCGGCTGTTCCTGGCGGGCGACGCGGCCCATATGGTGCCACCCACGGGCGCCAAGGGCCTGAACCTGGCGATGTCCGATGCGCGCCTGCTGTCGCGCGCCTTCGCGCGGTTCTACCGACAAGGCGGCGAAGACCTGCTTTGCACCTACAGCGCCACGGCGCTGCGCTGCGTTTGGCGGGCACAGCGGTTTTCATGGTGGATGACCTCGTTGCTGCACCGCGCGCCAGGCGCCGATGCCTTTGCCCGCAAGCTGCAGGACGCCGAACTCGATTACCTGATCGGCTCGCGCGCGGCTTGCACCGCGCTGGCGGAGAACTATGTGGGGCTGCCCGTGGGGCCGCTCTGGGATTGA
- the mdlC gene encoding benzoylformate decarboxylase, producing the protein MRRVGMTSVFANPGSTELPMFRSFPDDFRYVLGLQEASVVGMADGYAQATRNASLVNLHSAAGVGNAMGNLFTAYKNRTPMVVVAGQQARGILPFDPFLSSSHAADLPRPYVKWSAEPARAEDVPLAIARAYYLAMMPPRGPVLVSVPVDDWDALSPPLARRCVSTALRPQPESIGRIGALLDACRRPVLVVGPAVDRDGAWIEIVALAESHGARVWAAPMSGRCSFPERHRLFAGFLPAEREGIVSRLAGHDLILVVGAPAFTYHVDGAGPHVPDGAELCLLTDDPDTAAWAPAGLAAVGSIRLCLQDLLARPAPCMRPLPARRESCAPVEASSPMSVAFVMQTLAILRDPADIVVEEAPSARPVMQDYLPHVRSETFYTMDSGGLGYGMPAAVGVALAKPGRRVIGLFGDGSSLYSIQALWSASQHKLPITFVILNNRRYAALQDFAPAFGFGPQDKVMGTDLPGIDFVALATGLGCPGVRVSDASRLGGVLAEALASGSPNLVEVRVA; encoded by the coding sequence ATGCGCCGCGTTGGCATGACGTCGGTGTTCGCCAACCCCGGATCCACCGAACTGCCCATGTTCCGTAGCTTTCCCGACGACTTCCGCTACGTGCTGGGCCTGCAGGAAGCCAGTGTGGTGGGCATGGCGGACGGCTATGCGCAGGCCACGCGCAACGCGTCCCTGGTCAACCTGCATTCGGCGGCGGGCGTGGGCAATGCCATGGGCAACCTGTTCACGGCCTACAAGAACCGCACGCCCATGGTTGTGGTGGCGGGACAGCAGGCGCGTGGCATTCTGCCGTTTGATCCCTTTTTGTCATCCAGCCACGCGGCCGATCTGCCCAGGCCTTACGTCAAATGGAGCGCCGAACCCGCGCGCGCCGAAGACGTGCCCTTGGCCATTGCGCGCGCCTATTACCTGGCGATGATGCCGCCGCGCGGCCCCGTGCTGGTATCGGTGCCGGTCGATGATTGGGACGCGCTGTCGCCACCGCTTGCCCGGCGCTGCGTCAGCACCGCGCTGCGCCCACAACCCGAATCCATCGGGCGTATCGGCGCCTTGCTGGACGCCTGCCGACGGCCCGTGCTGGTGGTGGGCCCCGCGGTGGACCGCGATGGCGCCTGGATCGAGATCGTGGCGCTGGCCGAATCGCACGGCGCGCGCGTCTGGGCCGCGCCCATGTCGGGCCGCTGCAGCTTCCCGGAACGCCACCGCCTGTTCGCAGGGTTCCTGCCCGCCGAGCGGGAAGGCATCGTCAGCCGGTTGGCGGGCCATGACCTGATTCTGGTTGTGGGGGCGCCGGCATTTACGTATCACGTGGACGGGGCCGGGCCGCATGTGCCGGACGGCGCCGAACTTTGCCTTCTGACGGACGACCCGGACACCGCCGCCTGGGCGCCCGCGGGCCTGGCGGCGGTAGGCAGCATCCGGCTTTGCCTGCAAGACCTGCTGGCGCGGCCGGCGCCGTGCATGCGGCCCTTGCCGGCGCGGCGCGAATCGTGCGCGCCGGTCGAGGCCTCGTCGCCCATGTCGGTGGCGTTCGTGATGCAGACCCTGGCCATCTTGCGCGACCCCGCCGACATCGTGGTTGAAGAAGCCCCCAGCGCCCGGCCGGTCATGCAGGATTATCTGCCCCACGTTCGCAGCGAAACCTTCTACACCATGGACAGCGGCGGGCTGGGCTACGGCATGCCCGCGGCCGTGGGCGTGGCGCTGGCCAAGCCCGGCCGGCGTGTCATCGGCCTGTTTGGCGATGGCTCCAGCCTGTATTCGATCCAGGCGCTCTGGAGCGCCAGCCAGCACAAGCTGCCCATCACCTTCGTCATCTTGAACAACCGCCGCTACGCCGCCCTGCAGGACTTCGCTCCGGCATTCGGTTTTGGCCCGCAAGACAAGGTCATGGGAACCGACTTGCCGGGCATCGACTTCGTCGCGCTCGCCACGGGGCTGGGATGCCCCGGCGTGCGTGTCTCCGACGCATCACGCCTGGGTGGGGTGCTGGCCGAAGCCTTGGCCAGCGGCAGCCCCAATCTGGTTGAAGTGCGGGTGGCCTGA
- a CDS encoding long-chain-fatty-acid--CoA ligase — MQQAHLQFWPKGLPTHISQPRSSLYFNLEAAATRYPDKPAIVFYDTVLDYARLKREVDAMAGYLQHGAGVKAGDRVLLLSQNCPQFIIAYYAVLRADAVVVPVNAMSTEDELAHYLQDSGARLAFAAQELAPRLAGFAEDGRLDRIIVHTYSDYLGAGDGDCRVTPPDWVAEPRHNAAASGAVAGSVPWYGALAVNATPAPHQSRAQDLCLLPYTSGTTGRPKGCRHTHGTLGAAVTGSQLWRGLTSEAVIMGVAPLFHLLGMQNCMNLPILLGATVVLLPRWDRQVAAQLMARHHVSVWAAPPAMVVDFFAQAELEAFDLSRLALLCGGGAPMPEAVAAMLAERYGIIFNEAYGLTETASFLHCNPMHRNKRQCIGVPTFGVDTRVVDPATLQALPPGEVGELVTRGAQLMLGYWNNPAADEDAFFMLDGERYFRTGDLGRMDEDGYFFITDRLKRMINASGYKVWPAEVENALYEHPAVHEACVVGVPDACRGETVKALLVLRPEARDRTREDEVIQWARARMAAYKAPRIVEFVDALPKSSTGKILWRQLQEAQRAAA; from the coding sequence ATGCAGCAAGCGCATTTGCAGTTTTGGCCGAAGGGGCTGCCCACGCATATCAGCCAGCCTCGGTCCAGCCTGTATTTCAACCTGGAGGCCGCGGCCACGCGCTATCCCGACAAGCCCGCCATCGTGTTCTACGACACGGTGCTGGACTACGCGCGCCTGAAGCGCGAGGTCGACGCCATGGCCGGCTACTTGCAGCATGGCGCGGGCGTCAAGGCAGGCGACCGCGTGCTGCTGCTGAGCCAGAACTGTCCGCAATTCATCATTGCCTACTACGCGGTGCTGCGCGCCGACGCGGTGGTGGTGCCGGTGAACGCGATGAGCACGGAAGACGAGCTGGCGCATTATCTGCAAGACAGCGGCGCGCGACTGGCCTTTGCCGCCCAGGAACTGGCGCCACGGCTGGCGGGCTTTGCCGAGGACGGACGCCTGGACCGCATCATCGTCCACACCTATTCCGACTATCTGGGCGCGGGGGATGGCGATTGCCGCGTGACGCCACCAGATTGGGTCGCCGAGCCGCGCCACAACGCCGCTGCGTCGGGCGCTGTGGCCGGTTCGGTACCGTGGTACGGCGCACTGGCCGTCAATGCCACGCCCGCGCCGCACCAAAGCCGCGCCCAGGACCTGTGCCTGTTGCCCTATACGTCCGGCACCACGGGCCGCCCCAAGGGGTGCCGCCATACGCACGGCACGCTGGGCGCGGCGGTGACGGGGTCGCAACTATGGCGCGGCCTGACCTCTGAGGCGGTCATCATGGGCGTGGCGCCGCTGTTCCATTTGCTGGGCATGCAGAACTGCATGAACCTGCCCATACTGCTGGGCGCCACGGTCGTGCTGCTGCCGCGCTGGGACCGCCAGGTGGCCGCGCAGTTGATGGCGCGGCATCACGTCAGCGTCTGGGCCGCGCCGCCCGCGATGGTGGTCGACTTTTTCGCGCAAGCGGAGCTTGAAGCGTTCGACCTGTCGCGCCTGGCCTTGTTGTGCGGGGGCGGCGCGCCCATGCCCGAGGCGGTGGCGGCAATGCTGGCCGAGCGCTACGGCATCATCTTCAACGAGGCCTACGGCCTGACCGAAACCGCCTCGTTCCTGCACTGCAACCCCATGCACCGCAACAAGCGCCAGTGCATCGGCGTGCCGACTTTCGGTGTCGACACCCGAGTGGTGGACCCGGCCACCTTGCAGGCGCTGCCGCCCGGTGAAGTGGGCGAACTGGTAACCCGCGGGGCCCAGCTCATGCTGGGCTATTGGAACAACCCGGCCGCCGACGAGGACGCGTTCTTCATGCTGGACGGCGAACGCTACTTTCGCACCGGCGACCTGGGGCGGATGGACGAAGACGGCTATTTCTTCATCACGGATCGGCTCAAGCGCATGATCAATGCGTCGGGCTACAAGGTCTGGCCAGCGGAAGTGGAAAACGCCCTGTATGAACATCCCGCCGTGCACGAGGCATGCGTGGTGGGCGTGCCGGACGCCTGCCGTGGCGAAACGGTGAAGGCGTTGCTGGTGCTGCGGCCCGAGGCGCGCGACCGCACCCGCGAAGACGAGGTGATCCAGTGGGCGCGTGCGCGCATGGCGGCCTACAAGGCGCCGCGCATCGTGGAGTTCGTGGACGCGCTGCCCAAGTCCAGCACGGGAAAGATCCTGTGGCGCCAGTTGCAGGAGGCGCAGCGCGCGGCAGCCTAG
- a CDS encoding LysR family transcriptional regulator, translating to MPFDLHQLAAFNAVVAAGSLGRAADTMHVTQSALSRIVRRLEIHVGAPLFERHSKGMQLTDIGLALLPHATALLRDAEGAKEEIRALLGLAKGTIRVGAVGSIACQILPTALTQTCRRWPMLQVEVVEGVWDRLASALLSREIDLALGAHTDDSDEIISVPDCCWEDTSYVVAATGHPLRARQALKLADTLAHKWAMMPRGTGPFEHMKALFTRHRLPTPEVTVETRSITVLKNLIAHSDFLGWMPEPMYYAEQRAGLLDRLPIPGACDTRMLTAFRRSHGLLPLPAAKLLNELRRLATHRSQ from the coding sequence ATGCCATTCGATCTTCACCAATTGGCGGCATTCAACGCAGTCGTTGCGGCCGGCAGTCTTGGCCGTGCCGCCGACACCATGCACGTCACGCAGTCCGCGCTAAGCCGCATCGTCCGCCGGCTTGAAATCCACGTTGGCGCGCCCTTGTTCGAACGGCATTCCAAAGGCATGCAACTGACCGACATCGGTCTGGCGCTGTTGCCGCACGCCACCGCGCTGCTGCGCGACGCCGAAGGCGCCAAAGAAGAAATCCGCGCACTGCTGGGCCTGGCCAAGGGCACGATCCGCGTAGGCGCGGTGGGCAGCATCGCCTGCCAGATCCTGCCCACCGCGCTGACCCAGACCTGCCGGCGCTGGCCGATGCTGCAGGTGGAAGTGGTGGAAGGCGTATGGGACCGGCTGGCCAGCGCCTTGCTGTCGCGCGAGATCGATCTGGCGCTGGGCGCCCACACCGACGACAGCGACGAAATCATCTCGGTGCCGGATTGCTGTTGGGAAGACACCAGCTACGTGGTGGCGGCCACGGGCCATCCGCTGCGCGCGCGCCAAGCGCTCAAGCTGGCCGATACCTTGGCGCATAAGTGGGCCATGATGCCGCGCGGCACCGGGCCGTTCGAACACATGAAGGCGCTGTTCACGCGGCATCGGCTGCCCACGCCCGAAGTCACGGTGGAAACGCGGTCCATCACGGTGCTGAAGAACCTGATCGCGCATTCGGATTTTCTGGGTTGGATGCCCGAACCCATGTACTACGCCGAGCAGCGCGCCGGCCTGCTTGACCGCTTGCCCATTCCGGGCGCGTGCGACACACGCATGCTGACGGCGTTTCGGCGCAGCCACGGCTTGCTGCCGCTGCCAGCCGCCAAGTTGCTGAACGAACTGCGCCGCCTGGCCACCCACCGATCCCAGTGA
- a CDS encoding acyl-CoA dehydrogenase family protein, with product MDTPINTPSPGWMDADLTLFQDSTRRLFENEFAPDEEKWRKQQHADREVWHKAGRLGLLCVSMPEAYGGAGGSFAHEAIVAAEQARAMVYGFSNNVHSAILAHYIHNYGTERQKQRWLPKMATGERVGAIAMSEPGAGSDLKSVRTTAVRDGDAYVINGSKTFITNGLHADLICVVAKTDPAAGSRGVSLIMVETQDLPGFRRGKLLEKLGQKSQDTTELFFDDVRVPVGNLLGEEPGRGFAQLMQQLPRERLLIAVGAVATMRRAIDDTLAYTTTRQVFGQPLIQLQNTRFKLAECETVATIAARFVDDCIARQLQGTLDLSTAAMAKWWTTQMNCQVIDECLQLHGGYGYMLETPIARMYADARVGKIYGGSNEIMKEIIARGMTA from the coding sequence ATGGATACCCCGATCAACACGCCCAGCCCGGGTTGGATGGATGCCGACCTGACGCTGTTCCAGGACTCCACCCGCCGCCTGTTCGAAAACGAATTCGCGCCCGACGAGGAAAAGTGGCGCAAGCAGCAACACGCTGATCGCGAGGTCTGGCACAAGGCGGGCCGCCTGGGGCTGCTATGTGTCAGCATGCCCGAGGCCTATGGCGGCGCGGGCGGCAGCTTCGCGCACGAGGCCATCGTGGCCGCCGAGCAGGCGCGCGCCATGGTCTACGGCTTCAGCAACAACGTGCATAGCGCCATCCTGGCGCACTACATCCATAACTACGGCACCGAGCGGCAAAAGCAGCGTTGGCTGCCCAAGATGGCCACGGGCGAACGGGTCGGCGCCATCGCCATGAGCGAGCCTGGCGCGGGGTCCGACCTGAAAAGCGTGCGCACCACGGCCGTGCGCGACGGCGACGCCTACGTCATCAACGGATCCAAGACCTTCATCACGAACGGCTTGCACGCCGACCTGATCTGCGTGGTGGCCAAGACGGACCCCGCGGCCGGGTCGCGCGGGGTCTCGCTGATCATGGTGGAAACGCAGGACCTGCCGGGCTTTCGGCGCGGCAAGCTGCTTGAAAAGCTGGGCCAGAAAAGCCAGGACACCACCGAACTGTTTTTCGACGACGTGCGCGTGCCTGTCGGCAACCTGCTGGGCGAAGAGCCAGGGCGCGGCTTTGCGCAACTGATGCAGCAACTGCCGCGTGAACGCTTGCTGATCGCGGTGGGCGCGGTGGCCACGATGCGCCGCGCCATCGACGATACGCTGGCCTACACGACCACGCGCCAGGTCTTCGGCCAGCCGTTGATCCAGCTGCAGAACACGCGCTTCAAGCTGGCCGAATGCGAAACGGTGGCCACCATCGCGGCGCGTTTTGTCGACGACTGCATTGCGCGGCAGTTGCAGGGCACGCTGGACCTCTCCACCGCCGCCATGGCCAAGTGGTGGACCACGCAGATGAATTGCCAGGTCATCGATGAATGCCTGCAATTGCACGGCGGCTACGGCTACATGCTGGAAACGCCCATCGCGCGCATGTATGCGGATGCGCGCGTGGGAAAGATCTATGGCGGGTCAAACGAAATCATGAAAGAAATCATCGCGCGGGGCATGACCGCCTAG
- the pcaH gene encoding protocatechuate 3,4-dioxygenase subunit beta produces MANTEDSVAILSTRDWQSHPPYRCEAYQSTARRSPMLPLVPLKAALGEMRQPVYGHECVGKRDHDLTRNARRNGEPIGERMVLAGRVLDDQGRPVPHTLIEIWQANAAGRYVHKADRHNAPLDPNFLGAGRCLTDADGRYRFVTIKPGAYPWGNHPNAWRPQHIHLSLFGRHFASRLVTQMYFPGDPLLAYDPVYLGTPAEARSRLVADFSLDLTQAGIALGYQFDIVLRGAVQTPFEHHS; encoded by the coding sequence ATGGCAAATACCGAAGATTCCGTCGCGATCCTGTCCACGCGCGATTGGCAGAGTCACCCACCTTACCGCTGCGAAGCCTATCAATCGACCGCGCGGCGCAGCCCCATGCTGCCTTTGGTGCCCCTGAAGGCGGCGCTGGGCGAAATGCGCCAGCCCGTCTATGGCCACGAGTGCGTCGGCAAGCGCGACCACGACCTGACACGCAACGCGCGCCGCAATGGCGAACCCATCGGCGAACGCATGGTGCTGGCCGGGCGCGTGCTGGATGATCAGGGCCGACCCGTGCCGCACACGCTGATTGAAATCTGGCAGGCCAATGCCGCTGGCCGCTATGTGCACAAGGCAGACCGGCACAACGCGCCGCTGGATCCCAACTTCCTGGGCGCGGGCCGGTGCCTGACGGATGCCGACGGCCGCTACCGATTCGTGACCATCAAGCCTGGCGCCTATCCCTGGGGCAACCACCCCAACGCATGGCGGCCCCAGCACATTCATTTGTCGCTGTTCGGCCGCCACTTTGCCAGCCGGCTGGTGACGCAGATGTACTTTCCGGGCGACCCGCTGCTTGCCTATGACCCGGTCTACCTGGGCACGCCCGCCGAGGCGCGCAGCCGCCTGGTGGCGGATTTCAGCCTGGACCTGACGCAAGCGGGTATCGCGCTGGGATATCAGTTCGACATCGTGTTGCGCGGCGCGGTCCAGACGCCCTTCGAACACCACTCATAG